From the Lolium rigidum isolate FL_2022 chromosome 2, APGP_CSIRO_Lrig_0.1, whole genome shotgun sequence genome, one window contains:
- the LOC124687216 gene encoding putative RING-H2 finger protein ATL69, which yields MSAPRGSSMGMNVLTTAMAFSVSAFFVLFVFTRILCARIHLRNAAAQHAAAAQAGDVAIHVERSVHGMEPSVVTAFPTVKLGDDSQRPPAQEESHCTVCLEEYQAKDVVRVLPYCGHAFHVACIDAWLKQQSTCPICRASMRATTKHRAAAAAAATMPPVYYAVAMAQLPFRVSTSSSEQNALQAEAAVAATTGASTESDHVDMTPTRLEIVISDEPASSGAACPSATHAPDASEYPCCEMTRHSSQGNTSEHRQC from the exons ATGTCCGCGCCGAGGGGCAGCAGCATGGGCATGAACGTCCTGACCACGGCGATGGCCTTCTCCGTCAGCGCCTTCTTCGTGCTCTTCGTCTTCACCAGGATCCTCTGCGCGCGCATCCACCTCAGGAACGCGGCGGcgcagcacgccgccgccgcgcaggccGGCGACGTCGCCATTCAT GTTGAGCGCAGCGTCCATGGGATGGAACCGTCCGTGGTGACCGCCTTCCCCACGGTTAAGCTCGGCGACGACTCGCAGCGACCGCCCGCTCAGGAGGAGTCGCA CTGCACGGTGTGCCTGGAGGAGTACCAGGCGAAGGACGTGGTGCGCGTGCTCCCCTACTGCGGTCACGCCTTCCACGTCGCCTGCATCGACGCCTGGCTCAAGCAGCAGTCCACCTGCCCCATCTGCCGCGCCTCCATGCGCGCCACCACGAAgcatcgcgccgccgccgccgccgccgccaccatgccACCCGTCTACTACGCCGTCGCCATGGCTCAGCTGCCGTTCCGGGTATCGACGTCCTCGTCAGAACAGAACGCGCTGCAAGCAGAAGCGGCTGTGGCCGCGACGACGGGGGCGTCGACGGAATCGGATCACGTGGACATGACGCCTACTCGGCTGGAGATCGTTATCTCCGACGAACCGgcctcctccggcgccgcctgTCCGAGCGCAACCCACGCTCCCGATGCTAGCGAGTACCCTTGTTGCGAGATGACGAGGCACAGCTCGCAGGGTAATACGTCGGAGCATCGCCAGTGTTGA